From a region of the Takifugu flavidus isolate HTHZ2018 chromosome 18, ASM371156v2, whole genome shotgun sequence genome:
- the rnf151 gene encoding RING finger protein 151 isoform X2 has translation MAQPEASAHSGGYDVELFVDNPDYDLICTICQGVLRCPVRAACHHIFCKKCILQWLKRQETCPCCRKPVNPSLIFVMFKLSKSIGRMKIKCKNEIRGCTETFPLSEQYCHTMSCLYELIPCPYQGCRAQLLRRDLDIHARHCEHWRQPCHMGCGAILSHRTQAQHNCYKQLRQEYEARQKNHRAIAIALQKKMRRMQSTMAHMKRQIGLICESLEVMDEVEEVDEDDLRETTGSFSGTPNSSNRSC, from the exons ATG GCACAGCCAGAGGCGTCCGCACACAGTGGGGGCTATGATGTGGAGCTGTTTGTGGACAATCCAGACTACGACCTGATCTGCACCATATGCCAGGGGGTCCTCAGGTGTCCAGTTAGAGCTGCATGTCACCACATCTTTTGCAAGAAATGCATCTTACAGTGGCTGAAGAG ACAGGAGACCTGTCCCTGCTGCAGGAAGCCAGTTAACCCAAGTTTGATCTTCGTCATGTTCAAGCTTAGCAAATCCATCGGGCGGATGAAAATTAAG TGTAAGAATGAGATTCGCGGTTGTACAGAGACCTTCCCCCTCTCAGAACAGTACTGTCACACCATGAGCTGCCTGTATGAACTCATCCCGTGTCCGTATCAGGGCTGCCGGGCGCAGCTCCTCCGCAGGGACCTGGACATCCACGCCCGCCACTGTGAGCACTGGCGTCAGCCTTGCCACATGGGCTGCGGGGCCATACTCTCCCATCGCACGCAAGCACAACACAATTGCTACAAGCAACTGAGGCAGGAGTATGAAGCCAGGCAGAAGAACCACAGGGCCATCGCCATCGCCCTgcagaagaagatgaggaggatgcaGAGCACCATGGCCCACATGAAGAGGCAGATAGGGTTGATCTGCGAGAGCCTGGAAGTAATGGATGAGGTAGAGGAGGTAGATGAAGACGACCTAAGGGAGACCACTGGCAGTTTCAGTGGGACTCCAAAtagcagcaacaggagctgcTAA
- the rnf151 gene encoding RING finger protein 151 isoform X1: MTSVPIGQVQAQPEASAHSGGYDVELFVDNPDYDLICTICQGVLRCPVRAACHHIFCKKCILQWLKRQETCPCCRKPVNPSLIFVMFKLSKSIGRMKIKCKNEIRGCTETFPLSEQYCHTMSCLYELIPCPYQGCRAQLLRRDLDIHARHCEHWRQPCHMGCGAILSHRTQAQHNCYKQLRQEYEARQKNHRAIAIALQKKMRRMQSTMAHMKRQIGLICESLEVMDEVEEVDEDDLRETTGSFSGTPNSSNRSC, translated from the exons ATGACGAGTGTTCCCATCGGCCAAGTCCAGGCACAGCCAGAGGCGTCCGCACACAGTGGGGGCTATGATGTGGAGCTGTTTGTGGACAATCCAGACTACGACCTGATCTGCACCATATGCCAGGGGGTCCTCAGGTGTCCAGTTAGAGCTGCATGTCACCACATCTTTTGCAAGAAATGCATCTTACAGTGGCTGAAGAG ACAGGAGACCTGTCCCTGCTGCAGGAAGCCAGTTAACCCAAGTTTGATCTTCGTCATGTTCAAGCTTAGCAAATCCATCGGGCGGATGAAAATTAAG TGTAAGAATGAGATTCGCGGTTGTACAGAGACCTTCCCCCTCTCAGAACAGTACTGTCACACCATGAGCTGCCTGTATGAACTCATCCCGTGTCCGTATCAGGGCTGCCGGGCGCAGCTCCTCCGCAGGGACCTGGACATCCACGCCCGCCACTGTGAGCACTGGCGTCAGCCTTGCCACATGGGCTGCGGGGCCATACTCTCCCATCGCACGCAAGCACAACACAATTGCTACAAGCAACTGAGGCAGGAGTATGAAGCCAGGCAGAAGAACCACAGGGCCATCGCCATCGCCCTgcagaagaagatgaggaggatgcaGAGCACCATGGCCCACATGAAGAGGCAGATAGGGTTGATCTGCGAGAGCCTGGAAGTAATGGATGAGGTAGAGGAGGTAGATGAAGACGACCTAAGGGAGACCACTGGCAGTTTCAGTGGGACTCCAAAtagcagcaacaggagctgcTAA
- the rps2 gene encoding 40S ribosomal protein S2, whose product MADDAGGRGGFRGGFGAGGRGRGRGRGRGRGRGRGARGGKSEDKEWVPVTKLGRLVKDMKIKTLEEIYLYSLPIKESEIIDFFLGSGLKDEVLKIMPVQKQTRAGQRTRFKAFVAIGDYNGHVGLGVKCSKEVATAIRGAIILAKLSIVPVRRGYWGNKIGKPHTVPCKVTGRCGSVLVRLIPAPRGTGIVSAPVPKKLLMMAGIDDCYTSARGCTATLGNFAKATFDAISKTYSYLTPDLWKETVFTKSPYQEFTDHLAKTHTRVSVQRGQTMQAPAS is encoded by the exons ATGGCGGACGACGCCGGTGGTAGGGGAGGCTTTCGCGGAGGTTTTGGCGCAGGTGGACGCGGTCGGGGCCGCGGACGCGGCAGAGGCCGTGGAAGGGGCCGCGGTGCCCGGGGCGGCAAGTCCGAGGACAAGGAA TGGGTTCCAGTCACCAAGCTGGGTCGCCTGGTTAAGGACATGAAGATCAAGACTCTAGAGGAGATCTATCTGTACTCTCTGCCCATCAAG GAGTCTGAGATCATTGACTTCTTCCTGGGATCTGGTCTGAAGGATGAGGTGCTCAAGATCATGCCTGTCCAGAAACAGACCCGGGCTGGTCAGCGCACCAGGTTCAAG GCCTTTGTTGCCATTGGCGACTACAATGGTCACGTGGGTCTGGGAGTGAAGTGCTCCAAAGAGGTGGCCACCGCCATCCGTGGGGCGATCATCCTTGCCAAGCTGTCCATTGTCCCCGTCAGGAGAGGTTATTGGGGAAACAAGATCGGTAAGCCCCACACCGTACCCTGCAAGGTGACGGGCCGCTGCGGCTCGGTCCTGGTGCGTCTCATCCCGGCACCCCGTGGTACTGGAATCGTGTCGGCTCCCGTGCCCAAGAAGCTGCTCATGATGGCCGGTATTGATGACTGCTACACCTCCGCCCGAGGCTGCACAGCCACCCTTGGAAACTTTG CCAAGGCCACCTTTGACGCCATCTCAAAGACGTACAGCTacttgacccctgacctgtggAAGGAGACCGTCTTCACCAAGTCTCCCTACCAG GAGTTCACGGACCATCTGGCCAAGACTCACACCAGGGTGTCTGTGCAGAGGGGACAGACCATGCAGGCACCCGCCTCATAA
- the ndufb10 gene encoding NADH dehydrogenase [ubiquinone] 1 beta subcomplex subunit 10 translates to MPDHEKDAYPEPPRQTPAPDKQTALPNPALILSKLFYYSVDLPVTTFREAVDSIRGRNKFVYYHQKFRRVPYLTECQEGDYVCYYEAEMQWRRDYKVDQEIVKVVQERMRACQQREGSSYLQNCAEEMKQFNDVTKNYQSRYGDLGAYASARKCLMKQKERMAAQAETA, encoded by the exons ATGCCGGATCATGAAAAAGATGCATACCCGGAGCCTCCTCGTCAGACTCCGGctccagacaaacagacagcgCTGCCGAACCCAGCCTTGATCCTGTCCAAACTCTTCTATTACTCCGTGGACCTTCCCGTCACCACATTTAGAG AGGCTGTGGACAGCATTCGGGGTAGGAACAAGTTCGTGTACTACCACCAGAAGTTCCGCCGTGTTCCTTACCTGACCGAATGCCAGGAGGGAGATTATGTCTGCTACTACGAGGCTGAGATGCAGTGGAGGAGAGACTA TAAAGTGGACCAGGAGATCGTTAAAGTAGTCCAGGAGCGCATGAGGGCCTGCCAGCAGAGAGAAGGGAGCAGCTACTTGCAGAACTGTGCCGAAGAAATGAAGCAGTTCAACGACGTCACCAAGAACTACCAGTCGCGTT ATGGAGACCTGGGAGCGTACGCCAGCGCAAGGAAATGTCTCATGAAGCAGAAAGAACGGATGGCAGCTCAGGCAGAGACCGCCTAA
- the LOC130514905 gene encoding 60S ribosomal protein L3-like has product MSHRKFHAPRHGHTGFLPHKRSKKHRGRVRSWPKDDARRPVHLTAFLGYKAGMTHTLREVQRVGLKQAKREEVEAVTIIETPPVIVVGVVGYIQTVHGLRSFKSVFAEHLSDECKRRFYRNWYKSKKKAFTKYSKKWQDEKGKKQLDKEFEQMKKYCSVIRVIIHTQMRLLPIGQKKAHIMEVQLNGGSISDKVDWAKEHLEQAVPVSSVFCQDETIDIIGVTKGRGFKGVMSRWHTKKLPRKTHKGLRKVACIGAWHPARVGYTIARAGQKGYYHRTEINKKIYRIGRGVHVHDGKVIRNNASTHYDTSQKTITPMGGFPHYGEVNNDFVMVKGCVVGPKKRVLTLRKSLLVHTSRKARETIELKFIDTTSKFGHGRFQTAQEKRAFMGPLKKNVLKKTLEPLTEEA; this is encoded by the exons ATG TCACATCGCAAGTTCCACGCCCCTCGCCATGGACACACAGGCTTCTTGCCACACAAGCGCAGCAAGAAGCACAGGGGCAGGGTGCGTTCGTGGCCCAAAGACGATGCCAGGCGTCCGGTGCACCTCACCGCTTTCTTGGGATATAAGGCTGGCATGACCCACACGCTGAGGGAGGTGCAGCGCGTTGGCCTCA aGCAGGCGAAACGAGAGGAGGTAGAAGCAGTCACCATTATTGAAACCCCTCCTGTCATCGTGGTCGGGGTGGTGGGGTACATCCAGACGGTCCACGGCCTGCGTTCCTTCAAAAGCGTCTTTGCAGAGCACCTGAGCGACGAGTGCAAACGCAGATTTTATCGAAACTG GTACAAGAGCAAGAAGAAAGCTTTCACCAAATACAGCAAGAAGTGGCAGGATGAGAAGGGAAAGAAGCAGCTTGACAAGGAGTTTGAACAAATGAAGAAGTACTGCTCGGTGATCAGGGTCATTATTCACACTCAG ATGCGGCTGCTGCCCATCGGCCAAAAAAAGGCCCACATCATGGAAGTGCAGTTAAACGGGGGAAGCATCTCAGACAAGGTTGACTGGGCCAAGGAGCACCTGGAGCAGGCCGTGCCCGTGTCCAGCGTCTTCTGCCAGGACGAGACGATCGACATCATCGGAGTCACCAAGGGCCGTGGCTTTAAAG GTGTGATGAGCCGCTGGCACACGAAGAAGCTTCCCAGGAAGACCCACAAAGGGCTGAGGAAAGTGGCGTGCATCGGAGCTTGGCACCCCGCCCGCGTGGGATACACTATAGCGCGCGCTGGCCAGAAGGGCTATTATCACCGTACGGAGATCAATAAGAAA ATTTATCGGATCGGGAGGGGCGTGCACGTCCACGATGGAAAAGTGATCCGAAACAATGCCTCCACTCACTATGACACCAGCCAGAAGACCATCACACCCATG GGAGGGTTTCCTCACTACGGTGAAGTGAACAACGACTTCGTCATGGTGAAAGGCTGCGTGGTCGGGCCTAAGAAACGCGTGCTCACCCTCAGAAAG TCTCTGCTGGTGCACACGTCCCGCAAGGCCAGGGAGACCATCGAACTCAAATTCATCGACACCACCTCCAAGTTCGGTCACGGCCGCTTCCAGACCGCCCAGGAGAAGAGGGCGTTTATG GGGCCCCTGAAGAAGAACGTCCTGAAAAAAACTCTGGAGCCTCTGACGGAAGAAGCCTGA
- the LOC130514884 gene encoding testis-expressed protein 2-like isoform X2 codes for MVTMEESKLIISLDCHDEGPVVAFSKDKPRGRESQPDLSIGMDLDLSQSHHSHRSFLPHSPSSPGSLADLSALSAGLLATTGLVKSSSTDLDPSESRSPRGRPLLTLVKSLSTEISWRAEPDVNLSRSDSKLHLHPWKQHPKIPEARPEAGGVAEGDDWVTASSAEPRGSSLIAELEDKRKKFSEAMQDQLSMLSKMIGDESCIPKQGRTSSLGDSSVFQSSCEKDEGGEDPTMKCRKRPDGEHKGSYDPPVKRPQQGPLTDRAMLEMMDLQNGSGGRTNARPRVRAPGSSLPLHWLFLVGLLAYSFFVLPLPPYLTGLFLGVVGGFMLGLGAMFTFAPRRSSTKPNRGPRKQLTLGPLDGEHADAEILEGWMNESHSYDPESFHPSIMHSVHVTLDGSRLSLAYPRTNVPRWAGFDEVPHEASFLRSCTYQLAKCKVSLLPPGLARKRLWNKKYPVCITLADGERGEESPAQVQEQDERPRRDAVTEQQLPVNLYLFGRTGREKEEWFQHFLSASRADPSTSREESPDVSCGGDAVKENTSDDAADSSGGVKARLELDYSTFMTQLIESSSTIQSPGPSDKEGQPVHKKVHNEEEVPGADTSPGPGVGGLSEGHPLWLNSLVGRIFWDFLREKYWTDQVAQKIQKKLSKIKLPYFMNELTLADLDMGTCLPQVLGTSKPTLDRRGLWLELQLVYTGCLQMSLETKMNLCKLGKEGEDEAHGVLESQSASSNPRLSVLADSDEESSSADSSDEDDGPSCETQGSGGDKSMMTTSEGHVGVSTSRKFLRFVDKIAKSKYFQKATENEYIRKKIAEVSNMPLMLTVEVLELSGTLAINIPPPPTDRIWYSFQLPPRLDLHVRPVLGDREVTFTHVTEWIEKKLQCEFQKVFVMPNMDDLYLPLMTSGLDIPPTVRQPSVHPPSQQSSVESQDYQSE; via the exons ATGGTCACCATGGAGGAGAGCAAGCTCATCATCAGCCTGGACTGTCATGATGAAGGCCCCGTTGTGGCCTTTTCCAAGGACAAACCAAGAGGCAGGGAGAGCCAGCCTGACCTAAGCATTGGGATGGATCTAGACCTGAGCCAGAGCCACCACTCCCACCGCTCCTTCCTGCCTCACTCTCCGTCTTCCCCGGGCTCTCTAGCCGATCTGTCCGCACTGTCAGCCGGCCTGCTGGCGACCACCGGCCTGGTCAAGTCCTCATCCACCGACCTGGATCCTAGCGAGAGCAGATCCCCGAGAGGCCGACCTCTGCTCACCCTGGTCAAGTCACTGAGCACAGAGATTTCCTGGCGGGCCGAGCCAGATGTCAACCTTTCCAGGTCTGACTCCAAGCTTCATCTGCATCCTTGGAAGCAGCATCCAAAGATCCCAGAGGCCAGGCCTGAAGCAGGGGGAGTGGCCGAAGGGGACGACTGGGTGACGGCGTCGTCCGCTGAACCTCGGGGAAGCTCGCTGATcgcagagctggaggacaaacGCAAGAAGTTCTCTGAGGCCATGCAGGATCAGTTGAGCATGCTGAGCAAGATGATTGGTGATGAAAGCTGCATTCCCAAACAAGGAAGAACTTCAAGCCTTGGAGATTCGTCAGTATTCCAGAGCAGCTGTGAAAAagatgaaggtggagaagatCCAACCATGAAATGCAGGAAGAGACCCGACGGTGAGCACAAAGGATCGTATGATCCACCAGTGAAAAGACCTCAACAGGGACCCTTAACTGATAGAGCGATGCTTGAGATGATGGATCTCCAGAATGGATCTGGGGGCAGAACTAACGCCCGTCCTCGAGTCCGGGCCCCAGGCTCATCCCTGCCTCTCCACTGGCTCTTCCTCGTGGGGCTTTTAGCTTACAGTTTCTTTGTGTTGCCGCTGCCGCCGTACCTGACGGGTCTGTTTTTAGGGGTTGTGGGTGGTTTCATGTTGGGCCTGGGAGCGATGTTCACCTTCGCCCCTCGACGTTCGTCGACAAAACCCAACAGAGGACCGCGCAAACAGCTGACGCTGGGTCCGTTGGATGGGGAGCACGCAGATGCCGAAATCCTGGAG ggatggatgaatgaatcgCACAGCTACGACCCCGAGTCTTTTCACCCTTCCATCATGCACTCTGTCCATGTGACCCTGGATGGGAGCCGGTTGTCCCTGGCGTACCCGCGCACTAACGTGCCCCGCTGGGCGGGTTTCGATGAGGTGCCACACGAGGCCTCGTTCCTGCGCTCTTGCACGTACCAGCTGGCTAAATGCAAG GTATCTCTGCTGCCCCCCGGACTGGCTCGGAAGAGATTGTGGAACAAGAAATACCCCGTCTGCATCACTCTGGCTGATGGGGAAAGAGGGGAAGAGAGCCCAGCTCAGGTTCAGGAGCAGGACGAAAGACCACGGAGGGATGCGGTAACAGAACAACAGCTTCCTGTCAACCTCTACCTGTTTGGCCgcacaggaagagagaaagaggagtggttccagcacttcctgtctgcctcccgAGCCGATCCTAGCacgagcagagaggagagcccAG ACGTTTCCTGTGGTGGAGACGCTGTCAAAGAAAACACCAGCGACGATGCGGCGGACTCGTCCGGGGGCGTCAAAGCAAGGCTGGAATTGGACTACAGCACCTTCATGACTCAGCTGATTGAGAGTAGCAGTACCATTCAGAGTCCTGGCCCAAGTGACAAGGAGGGCCAACCGGTCCACAAGAAG GTGCACAATGAAGAGGAGGTGCCCGGAGCCGATACCAGTCCAGGTCCTGGAGTTGGGGGACTCTCCGAGGGTCATCCGTTGTGGCTGAACTCCCTAGTGGGGAGGATCTTCTGGGACTTTCTCCGAGAGAAATACTGGACGGATCAGGTGGCTCAGAAGATCCAGAAGAAGCTCAGCAAGATCAAG CTGCCATACTTCATGAATGAGCTAACCCTGGCTGATCTGGATATGGGCACATGTCTGCCACAAGTCCTCGGCACCTCCAAACCCACCCTGGATCGCAGAG GCCtgtggctggagctgcagctggtgtaCACTGGCTGCCTTCAAATGTCCTTGGAGACTAAGATGAACCTGTGCAAGCTGGGTAAAGAGGGGGAGGATGAAGCCCACGGCGTCCTGGAGAGCCAGTCGGCGAG CTCCAATCCCAGACTGTCTGTACTGgctgacagtgatgaagagtCATCCAGCGCCGACTCTTCTGATGAGGACGATGGTCCTTCTTGTGAGACACAGGGCTCAGGGGGCGATAAGAGCATGATGACAACCAGTGAAGG ACACGTCGGTGTCAGCACAAGCAGAAAATTCTTACGGTTTGTGGACAAGATAGCAAAGTCAAAGTATTTCCAGAAAGCCACAGAGAACGAGTACATCAGGAAGAAGATAGCTGAGGTGTCCAACATGCCTCTGATGCTAACCGTGGAGGTTCTGGAACTGTCTGGAACTCTGGCAATCAATATTCCCCCGCCCCCTACAGACAGGATCTG GTACAGTTTCCAGCTGCCTCCCAGGTTGGACCTTCACGTGCGTCCCGTGCTCGGGGACAGGGAGGTCACCTTTACTCACGTCACTGAGTGGATCGAGAAGAAACTGCAGTGCGAGTTCCAG AAAGTGTTTGTCATGCCCAACATGGACGACCTCTACCTGCCACTGATGACATCTGGTCTGGACATCCCACCCACAGTGCGCCAGCCCTCAGTCCATCCTCCATCCCAGCAGTCTTCAGTGGAGTCCCAGGACTACCAGTCAGAGTAG
- the LOC130514884 gene encoding testis-expressed protein 2-like isoform X1 yields MVTMEESKLIISLDCHDEGPVVAFSKDKPRGRESQPDLSIGMDLDLSQSHHSHRSFLPHSPSSPGSLADLSALSAGLLATTGLVKSSSTDLDPSESRSPRGRPLLTLVKSLSTEISWRAEPDVNLSRSDSKLHLHPWKQHPKIPEARPEAGGVAEGDDWVTASSAEPRGSSLIAELEDKRKKFSEAMQDQLSMLSKMIGDESCIPKQGRTSSLGDSSVFQSSCEKDEGGEDPTMKCRKRPDGEHKGSYDPPVKRPQQGPLTDRAMLEMMDLQNGSGGRTNARPRVRAPGSSLPLHWLFLVGLLAYSFFVLPLPPYLTGLFLGVVGGFMLGLGAMFTFAPRRSSTKPNRGPRKQLTLGPLDGEHADAEILEGWMNESHSYDPESFHPSIMHSVHVTLDGSRLSLAYPRTNVPRWAGFDEVPHEASFLRSCTYQLAKCKVSLLPPGLARKRLWNKKYPVCITLADGERGEESPAQVQEQDERPRRDAVTEQQLPVNLYLFGRTGREKEEWFQHFLSASRADPSTSREESPDVSCGGDAVKENTSDDAADSSGGVKARLELDYSTFMTQLIESSSTIQSPGPSDKEGQPVHKKFPLQVHNEEEVPGADTSPGPGVGGLSEGHPLWLNSLVGRIFWDFLREKYWTDQVAQKIQKKLSKIKLPYFMNELTLADLDMGTCLPQVLGTSKPTLDRRGLWLELQLVYTGCLQMSLETKMNLCKLGKEGEDEAHGVLESQSASSNPRLSVLADSDEESSSADSSDEDDGPSCETQGSGGDKSMMTTSEGHVGVSTSRKFLRFVDKIAKSKYFQKATENEYIRKKIAEVSNMPLMLTVEVLELSGTLAINIPPPPTDRIWYSFQLPPRLDLHVRPVLGDREVTFTHVTEWIEKKLQCEFQKVFVMPNMDDLYLPLMTSGLDIPPTVRQPSVHPPSQQSSVESQDYQSE; encoded by the exons ATGGTCACCATGGAGGAGAGCAAGCTCATCATCAGCCTGGACTGTCATGATGAAGGCCCCGTTGTGGCCTTTTCCAAGGACAAACCAAGAGGCAGGGAGAGCCAGCCTGACCTAAGCATTGGGATGGATCTAGACCTGAGCCAGAGCCACCACTCCCACCGCTCCTTCCTGCCTCACTCTCCGTCTTCCCCGGGCTCTCTAGCCGATCTGTCCGCACTGTCAGCCGGCCTGCTGGCGACCACCGGCCTGGTCAAGTCCTCATCCACCGACCTGGATCCTAGCGAGAGCAGATCCCCGAGAGGCCGACCTCTGCTCACCCTGGTCAAGTCACTGAGCACAGAGATTTCCTGGCGGGCCGAGCCAGATGTCAACCTTTCCAGGTCTGACTCCAAGCTTCATCTGCATCCTTGGAAGCAGCATCCAAAGATCCCAGAGGCCAGGCCTGAAGCAGGGGGAGTGGCCGAAGGGGACGACTGGGTGACGGCGTCGTCCGCTGAACCTCGGGGAAGCTCGCTGATcgcagagctggaggacaaacGCAAGAAGTTCTCTGAGGCCATGCAGGATCAGTTGAGCATGCTGAGCAAGATGATTGGTGATGAAAGCTGCATTCCCAAACAAGGAAGAACTTCAAGCCTTGGAGATTCGTCAGTATTCCAGAGCAGCTGTGAAAAagatgaaggtggagaagatCCAACCATGAAATGCAGGAAGAGACCCGACGGTGAGCACAAAGGATCGTATGATCCACCAGTGAAAAGACCTCAACAGGGACCCTTAACTGATAGAGCGATGCTTGAGATGATGGATCTCCAGAATGGATCTGGGGGCAGAACTAACGCCCGTCCTCGAGTCCGGGCCCCAGGCTCATCCCTGCCTCTCCACTGGCTCTTCCTCGTGGGGCTTTTAGCTTACAGTTTCTTTGTGTTGCCGCTGCCGCCGTACCTGACGGGTCTGTTTTTAGGGGTTGTGGGTGGTTTCATGTTGGGCCTGGGAGCGATGTTCACCTTCGCCCCTCGACGTTCGTCGACAAAACCCAACAGAGGACCGCGCAAACAGCTGACGCTGGGTCCGTTGGATGGGGAGCACGCAGATGCCGAAATCCTGGAG ggatggatgaatgaatcgCACAGCTACGACCCCGAGTCTTTTCACCCTTCCATCATGCACTCTGTCCATGTGACCCTGGATGGGAGCCGGTTGTCCCTGGCGTACCCGCGCACTAACGTGCCCCGCTGGGCGGGTTTCGATGAGGTGCCACACGAGGCCTCGTTCCTGCGCTCTTGCACGTACCAGCTGGCTAAATGCAAG GTATCTCTGCTGCCCCCCGGACTGGCTCGGAAGAGATTGTGGAACAAGAAATACCCCGTCTGCATCACTCTGGCTGATGGGGAAAGAGGGGAAGAGAGCCCAGCTCAGGTTCAGGAGCAGGACGAAAGACCACGGAGGGATGCGGTAACAGAACAACAGCTTCCTGTCAACCTCTACCTGTTTGGCCgcacaggaagagagaaagaggagtggttccagcacttcctgtctgcctcccgAGCCGATCCTAGCacgagcagagaggagagcccAG ACGTTTCCTGTGGTGGAGACGCTGTCAAAGAAAACACCAGCGACGATGCGGCGGACTCGTCCGGGGGCGTCAAAGCAAGGCTGGAATTGGACTACAGCACCTTCATGACTCAGCTGATTGAGAGTAGCAGTACCATTCAGAGTCCTGGCCCAAGTGACAAGGAGGGCCAACCGGTCCACAAGAAG TTTCCCCTCCAGGTGCACAATGAAGAGGAGGTGCCCGGAGCCGATACCAGTCCAGGTCCTGGAGTTGGGGGACTCTCCGAGGGTCATCCGTTGTGGCTGAACTCCCTAGTGGGGAGGATCTTCTGGGACTTTCTCCGAGAGAAATACTGGACGGATCAGGTGGCTCAGAAGATCCAGAAGAAGCTCAGCAAGATCAAG CTGCCATACTTCATGAATGAGCTAACCCTGGCTGATCTGGATATGGGCACATGTCTGCCACAAGTCCTCGGCACCTCCAAACCCACCCTGGATCGCAGAG GCCtgtggctggagctgcagctggtgtaCACTGGCTGCCTTCAAATGTCCTTGGAGACTAAGATGAACCTGTGCAAGCTGGGTAAAGAGGGGGAGGATGAAGCCCACGGCGTCCTGGAGAGCCAGTCGGCGAG CTCCAATCCCAGACTGTCTGTACTGgctgacagtgatgaagagtCATCCAGCGCCGACTCTTCTGATGAGGACGATGGTCCTTCTTGTGAGACACAGGGCTCAGGGGGCGATAAGAGCATGATGACAACCAGTGAAGG ACACGTCGGTGTCAGCACAAGCAGAAAATTCTTACGGTTTGTGGACAAGATAGCAAAGTCAAAGTATTTCCAGAAAGCCACAGAGAACGAGTACATCAGGAAGAAGATAGCTGAGGTGTCCAACATGCCTCTGATGCTAACCGTGGAGGTTCTGGAACTGTCTGGAACTCTGGCAATCAATATTCCCCCGCCCCCTACAGACAGGATCTG GTACAGTTTCCAGCTGCCTCCCAGGTTGGACCTTCACGTGCGTCCCGTGCTCGGGGACAGGGAGGTCACCTTTACTCACGTCACTGAGTGGATCGAGAAGAAACTGCAGTGCGAGTTCCAG AAAGTGTTTGTCATGCCCAACATGGACGACCTCTACCTGCCACTGATGACATCTGGTCTGGACATCCCACCCACAGTGCGCCAGCCCTCAGTCCATCCTCCATCCCAGCAGTCTTCAGTGGAGTCCCAGGACTACCAGTCAGAGTAG